Genomic window (Polyangiaceae bacterium):
GACGTCACCTCGCATCTGGGCGAAGTTCAGCAGCAGATGGCGGCAAAGCAGAGCAGCCGGCAGGCCCTGGTGGCGAAGCTGCCGCCAGTCATCTACCGACGTTACGAGATGATTCGCAAGCGACGCAATACTGCCATCGCGTCGACCACGGACGGCACCTGCAGCGAGTGTCACATGCTGCTTCCGCCGATGCTGTACCAAACCCTGACTCGCGCGCAGGAGCTGGCGCAGTGCCCGAGCTGCAACCGGATTCTCTACTTCCGGGCTGCGACTCCCGCAGAGTCCCTAGAGACCCAAGACACGACGAGCGGGCCGTGATCCCGAGTGAGTGGTAGGCGAGGGGGAATCGATGAAGGCGTGCTCTGCCTGCGGGCGCTTGTATCCGGCCGACGCAGGGTTTTGCCCCGTCGACGGTCAAGCGCTCGTGAGCGCGACCCAGGCGCCGATTGCCAGCAGCGACGATGACGCGCGTATTGGCCAGTTGATGTGTGGCCGCTACCAAGTTCGGCGCGTGGTTGCAGACGGCGGCATGGGGCGCGTTTACGAAGCCCTCGACATGGTGGACCGCGGCAATGCCGCGCTGAAGATCCTGCACCCCGATGTCGCCCAAGACTCCGTGAGCGTGGAGCGCTTCCGGCGCGAGTTCGAAGTCAGCAAGTTGCTGCCCCACAAACACATCGTGGACGTGCGGGATTTTCAGCCGACCCAAGACGGCAGCTTTGCGCTGGTCATGGAGTTCCTCTACGGCGAGGAGCTGCGCAGTACCCTCAAGCGCGAGACTGTGGTCTCTCCAGGGCGGTTGGTGCGCATGGTGAGCCAGATCGCGTTGGCCCTGGACGAAGCACACGCGCGCAAGCTCGTGCATCGTGACCTCAAGCCCGACAACATCTTCCTGTGTCAGACCCGAGAGGGAGACAACGTCAAGATTCTCGATTTTGGTTCGGTGAAGGACAAAGGGGAGACCGCGAAGAAGCTCACGGTGATGGGCACGACCATCGGTTCGCCCTACTACATGGCGCCGGAGCAGGCGCAGGGGCTGGAGACGCTCGATCACCGCGCCGACGTGTGGTCCTTGGCTGCGATTGCCTACGAGTGCGTCTCTGGCAAGGTGCCCTTCCAGGGCAGCAATGGTCCCGCCATCTTGCTCGAGATCCTGACCAAAGAGCCCGCCTTGGTGAGCAAGGTCGCGCAAGGGCAAAAACACCCCGTGCCGCCCACTCTGGATCGGGTGATGCTGCACGCGTTCAAGAAGAACGCGAGCAGCCGCATTTCCAGCGTCGGCCAGCTGGCGGACTCGATCGGCACCGCCTACGGGCTGCAGGGCACGCACAGCGACTGGGCCAACACCGTGGAAGCCGAGCTGGACGCTGCCATTGCCGCGCAAATGCCGGCACTGATGCAGGCAGACGGCCGGCCCACGCAGACCGACGCGCTGAGCGATGGGTTCTTCGGTGAATCCTCGGCGCTCGATGCGCCGGATCCCTTTGCACCCACCCAGCCGCCGCCGACCCCCGGTGTGGGAGGCATGGCACCCTATGCGGCGGGCCCCGTGGCCTACGGCGCACCCGAAGACGACATGGTCCCGATGGGGCTGCCGAAGAACAACAATCTGATCTTGTTCGTGGCCCTGGCTGTCGGTGGCTTCGTCCTGGCAGTTGGCGTCATCGTGATCGTGCTGGTGCTCTAGCCCGCACACCCCAAGTCGACGACGGAGGTTCAGTTGATGGCATCCAAGCAGTTCCTCTCGGTGCTTGCTCTCCTCGGCGTTTCGCTGTCCATGGCCGGGTGCGGCAAGGACGGTGCCCCGGCTGCGGAGGGGGCGCGCGCGCCCACGCCGACGACGGCTGCGGCGTCCGCCGCAGCTGACGCGACAGCCCAGAGCAAGTTCGACGAGAGTACGTTCAGCTTGGAGCTGAAGGCTCCCGGGCCCTACAGCGCCGGGAGCGAGGGTCAGGCCACGATCGCGCTGTCGGCCAAGGCGCCTTTCCACTGCAACGACAAGTACCCCTACAAGTTCAAGTTGGAGCCGAGTGACACGCTGACCGTGCCGGCCCCGGTCGTCGGCAAGGACGCGCTCGCGTTGGAGAAGACGTCCGCGGAACTCACCGTGAAGTTCACGCCCAAGGCGCCCGGCAAGCATCGCCTCGCTGGGGAGTTCAGCTTCTCGGTGTGCAGCGCCGACAAGTGCCTGATCGAAAAGCGCAAGCTGTCTGCCGAAGTCAGCGTCCAGTAGCGTCAACGGAGCCGCCTGGCCGGGCATCCCCCAAGGGTCTGCCCCCGTGATACGCTGCGCCAATGGGCTCCAAAGAAGTTCTCGACCAGCTTGGCGTCATCGCCGAGCGCGTGCAGCGCGAGTTCGAGGAAGAGCGCAGGGTACTGTCCTTCGCTGAATACCTGGAGCTGTTCGCGCAAGATCCGGTGCGGCACAGTCGAGATGCGTCGCGCTACATCCGCGACATGTTCGAGCACTATGGTCGCAGCGAAGTGCAGCGTCCCTGGGGCACGGAGAGTCGCTTTCGACTCTTCGACTTGCCGTTCTTGCCCGCAGATGACGCCCGCCGCGATTCCCTCGTGGCCCACGAGAGCGTGCAATTGGAACTGTTCCGCGTCCTTTCCAACTTCGTGCGCGAGGGGCGCCCCAACCGCGTCGTGCTGCTGCATGGCCCCAACGGGTCCGCCAAGAGCACGGCAGCTGCGTGCATCATGCGCGCTCTGGAGCACTATTCCGCCCTGGACGAGGGCGCGCTGTACCGCTTTCACTGGGTGTTCCCCAATCAATCCAAGCTCAAGGGCTCCATTGGGTTCACCGGGCGTCGCAGTGGCCACCCCGACGACGATAGCTATGCGCACTTGGCCGATGCTCAGGTGGACGCAAGGCTCTTCATGGAGGTCCGCGACCACCCCCTTTTCCTGCTTCCCCACCGAGAGCGGGTCAGTCTGCTCGAGCGCCTCTACGCCGATACGGAGGCGCCCGAACCGCCGCCGACCTGGATTGCACAGGGAAGTCTGTCTCACAAGAGCCGCCAAGTGTACGAAGCGCTGCTCACGAGCTACGAGGGGTCGCTCGCGGAAGTGCTGCGTCACGTGCAGGTGGAGCGCTACTTCATTTCCCGTCGCTATCGCGTGGGCGCGG
Coding sequences:
- a CDS encoding serine/threonine-protein kinase, with protein sequence MKACSACGRLYPADAGFCPVDGQALVSATQAPIASSDDDARIGQLMCGRYQVRRVVADGGMGRVYEALDMVDRGNAALKILHPDVAQDSVSVERFRREFEVSKLLPHKHIVDVRDFQPTQDGSFALVMEFLYGEELRSTLKRETVVSPGRLVRMVSQIALALDEAHARKLVHRDLKPDNIFLCQTREGDNVKILDFGSVKDKGETAKKLTVMGTTIGSPYYMAPEQAQGLETLDHRADVWSLAAIAYECVSGKVPFQGSNGPAILLEILTKEPALVSKVAQGQKHPVPPTLDRVMLHAFKKNASSRISSVGQLADSIGTAYGLQGTHSDWANTVEAELDAAIAAQMPALMQADGRPTQTDALSDGFFGESSALDAPDPFAPTQPPPTPGVGGMAPYAAGPVAYGAPEDDMVPMGLPKNNNLILFVALAVGGFVLAVGVIVIVLVL